The Streptomyces sp. Mut1 genome window below encodes:
- a CDS encoding MDR family MFS transporter, protein MSEQSAPPADRVDKDLLRIAFILVLGTFMASLDATIVSVGLDRLTEEFDASVAEIQWVSTAYLLAIVAAVPASGWLADRFGGRRTWLVAVGVFLLGSVLCASAWSVTSLIVFRVVQGLGGGLLPATGQALLARVAGPGRTGRVISVVAVVPLLSPVFGPLAGGSVLAVAPWPWLFLINLPIGGAAALLARRYVPVVAPAARRTAFDLRGALLLSPGLAVLVYGLTEVAHSRPLPATIGVAAGLVMLAAFTVHGLRTRGTPLVDPRLFTRPPFGAAALALVVLGASVFGTMFLLPLYFQSGRGMSAWEAGLLLAPQGLGAAAGSVLVNRTISKVAPRSLVVSGIVLILLGTAPFTWLGHGVPDAVIAAALVVRGFGMSMVGAPVMNIVYSRIEPEHLPRAAGALNLLNTVGGSLGTAALAVILQNRLAAHGTDVSSAFGATFWWVLGFCLFAAVAATRLPRTQPRKA, encoded by the coding sequence ATGAGCGAGCAGAGCGCCCCGCCCGCCGACCGCGTCGACAAGGACCTGCTGCGGATCGCGTTCATCCTGGTCCTCGGCACGTTCATGGCCTCGCTGGACGCCACCATCGTCAGCGTCGGACTCGACCGCCTGACCGAGGAGTTCGACGCGTCCGTCGCCGAGATCCAGTGGGTCTCCACCGCCTACCTGCTGGCGATCGTCGCCGCCGTACCCGCGTCCGGCTGGCTGGCCGACCGGTTCGGCGGCCGGCGGACCTGGCTCGTGGCGGTGGGCGTGTTCCTGCTCGGCTCGGTGCTGTGCGCCTCGGCCTGGTCGGTGACCAGCCTCATCGTGTTCCGCGTGGTCCAGGGCCTGGGCGGGGGACTGCTGCCCGCGACCGGCCAGGCGCTGCTGGCCCGCGTCGCGGGCCCGGGGCGCACCGGGCGGGTGATCAGCGTCGTCGCCGTCGTCCCGCTGCTGTCACCGGTGTTCGGGCCACTGGCCGGCGGCTCCGTCCTCGCCGTGGCGCCGTGGCCCTGGCTGTTCCTGATCAACCTGCCGATCGGTGGCGCGGCGGCACTGCTCGCGCGCCGCTACGTGCCGGTGGTGGCGCCGGCCGCCCGCCGGACGGCGTTCGACCTGCGCGGCGCCCTGCTGCTCTCACCCGGTCTCGCGGTGCTGGTGTACGGGCTGACCGAGGTCGCCCACAGCCGCCCGCTGCCGGCCACCATCGGTGTGGCGGCCGGCCTGGTGATGCTCGCCGCGTTCACCGTCCACGGGCTGCGGACCCGGGGCACCCCGCTGGTCGACCCCCGGCTGTTCACCCGGCCGCCCTTCGGCGCCGCCGCCCTCGCGCTGGTGGTGCTCGGGGCCTCGGTGTTCGGCACGATGTTCCTGCTGCCGCTGTACTTCCAGTCGGGCCGGGGCATGTCGGCGTGGGAGGCCGGGCTGCTGCTCGCCCCCCAGGGGCTGGGCGCGGCGGCCGGTTCGGTGCTCGTCAACCGGACGATCAGCAAGGTCGCGCCGAGGAGCCTGGTGGTGTCCGGCATCGTCCTGATCCTCCTCGGGACGGCTCCGTTCACCTGGCTCGGCCATGGGGTCCCGGACGCGGTGATCGCCGCGGCTCTGGTGGTCCGGGGCTTCGGGATGTCGATGGTCGGCGCGCCCGTGATGAACATCGTCTACAGCCGCATCGAGCCCGAACACCTGCCGCGGGCGGCCGGGGCGCTCAACCTGCTGAACACCGTGGGCGGTTCGCTCGGGACGGCGGCCCTGGCGGTGATCCTCCAGAACCGGCTGGCCGCCCACGGCACGGACGTGTCCTCGGCCTTCGGCGCCACCTTCTGGTGGGTGCTCGGCTTCTGCCTGTTCGCCGCCGTGGCGGCGACGAGACTGCCCCGAACCCAGCCCAGGAAGGCGTAA